A section of the Scylla paramamosain isolate STU-SP2022 chromosome 33, ASM3559412v1, whole genome shotgun sequence genome encodes:
- the LOC135089866 gene encoding uncharacterized protein LOC135089866 isoform X3, whose translation MAEPVEDDVSLLGSQEAAEHNLDHTTEYPGPTKEYRSALRPPPLTPQPRQERKHMTAGRVLGGSVSPYSSTSPATSPRTPEPSPNYNIDASGSTYALQVALRNMKDRYHKLQRKVSLLEDDNQRLITGKSELFGEIGKLQLNQEIHTKHQECCSLKEKFTTLSTENMNLNRQLARSTQDNRRLSKQVNVLNEENRKLKEKLSLIATQVKALPGGAGLAASASEFTTASRPKISSTSDDHDSFEDLTAKFHPSYRDNMLDGYEEVSSTELGDSASLWNSTHSEEEQMVQNATRRMKELLSCLQDQNHSLLLLSPIIHSLPHSSSSRRGSSEPSKDGTMLSQRDRDLSMLTLTPSTHSQVDDAALQKVQDDEGNCQSRLATYGSVLPSSFVSGAGSNGSTRLERLEGMRHESNGDNNVLVEVGTGTHERPQSPFDWRQVQMSDDEGREGEYFRPDTRTVSTSPDPTLEVEDERVCPMCNAVFPRVIPQESFESHVVSHFEVENGFEVIA comes from the exons ATGGCTGAGCCTGTCGAGGATGATGTGAGCCTTTTGGGATCACAGGAAGCTGCAGAACACAATCTTGATCACACCACAGAATACCCAGGCCCCACCAAGGAATACCGGTCAGCTCTGCGgccacctcccctcacccctcagccCCGGCAGGAGAGGAAACACATGACTGCAGG ACGTGTGTTGGGAGGGAGTGTTTCCCCGTACTCCTCCACCAGCCCTGCCACGAGTCCCCGCACTCCAGAACCATCCCCTAACTACAACATTGATGCCTCAGGCTCCACTTATGCCCTACAG GTTGCTCTCAGAAACATGAAGGACCGATACCACAAGCTGCAGAGGAAAGTGTCCCTCTTAGAAGACGATAATCAGAGACTCATTACGGGCAAATCTGAACTTTTTGGAGAGATTGGAAAGCTGCAG CTGAACCAAGAAATACACACCAAGCATCAAGAGTGCTGCAGCCTGAAGGAGAAGTTCACCACTCTGTCCACTGAGAACATGAACCTCAATAGACAGCTGGCCAGAAGCACACAGGACAACAGGCGCCTCTCCAAACAG GTGAATGTCTTGAATGAAGAGAACAGAAAGCTGAAGGAGAAGCTAAGTCTCATTGCCACACAAGTGAAGGCACTGCCAGGAGGTGCTGGTCTTGCTGCCTCCGCCTCAGAGTTCACAACAGCCTCCAGACCCAAGATTTCCTCCACTTCAG ATGATCATGATAGTTTTGAGGACCTGACAGCTAAGTTCCATCCATCATATAGAGACAACATGTTAGATGGATATGAGGAG GTGAGCAGCACTGAGCTTGGAGACTCGGCATCATTGTGGAACAGCACTCACtcggaggaggagcagatggTGCAGAATGCCACACGTCGCATGAAGGAGCTCCTGTCCTGCCTACAAGACCAGAACCACAGCCTGCTGCTCCTGTCCCCGATCATACACTCCCTGCCGCATTCCTCCAGCTCCCGTAGAG GGAGTTCTGAGCCAAGTAAAGACGGAACAATGCTGAGCCAGAGAGACCGTGATCTCTCGATGCTTACACTCACTCCCTCGACTCACAGCCAGGTGGATGACGCAGCCCTCCAGAAGGTGCAGGATGATGAGGGCAACTGTCAGAGCCGACTGGCCACCTACGGATCAGTTCTGCCCTCTAGCTTCGTGTCTGGCGCAGGCTCCAATGG GAGCACAAGGCTTGAGAGGCTTGAGGGCATGAGACATGAGAGCAACGGAGACAACAATGTGCTGGTGGAGGTGGGCACTGGGACTCATGAGAGGCCACAGAGTCCCTTTGACTGGCGACAGGTTCAG ATGAGTGATGATGAAGGACGTGAGGGTGAGTATTTCCGGCCAGACACTCGCACCGTCAGCACCTCACCCGACCCAACACTGGAGGTGGAGGACGAGCGTGTGTGCCCGATGTGCAATGCCGTATTCCCGAGGGTGATTCCCCAGGAGTCCTTCGAGTCCCATgttgtcagtcactttgaagtCGAGAATGGCTTTGAGGTCATTGCTTGA
- the LOC135089476 gene encoding spermatogenesis-associated protein 31H1-like, translating into MATRRHSIGNDSHATHGHHENHDHEGQGRSDDRGHASRREYLSPPEDRRQETHLSPHRYQRSHSRRSPQRHSSLRGSRSPFRHHCPHCHKHKQNPSSRNGRSPSGRHSPSGSRRHSPSSSSRRHSPSSSSRRSPNDLLSPDDHHRPSRRHSSTVQPDATVCREHTHRRHSTDSRHGSRH; encoded by the coding sequence ATGGCTACCCGACGACACTCCATCGGCAATGACAGTCATGCGACTCATGGACACCACGAGAATCATGATCACGAAGGTCAAGGTCGTTCAGATGACAGGGGTCACGCCAGCCGTCGTGAGTACCTAAGTCCACCTGAAGACCGTCGGCAGGAGACGCACCTCAGCCCTCACAGGTACCAGAGGTCGCACTCTCGACGCAGCCCTCAAAGACACTCAAGTCTTCGCGGCAGTCGGAGTCCATTCAGGCACCATTGCCCGCACTGCCACAAGCATAAACAAAATCCAAGCTCTAGAAATGGCCGTAGCCCCAGCGGACGTCACAGCCCAAGCGGCAGCAGGCGTCACAGcccgagcagcagcagcagacgccACAGCCCTAGCAGCAGTAGTCGCCGCAGTCCCAATGACCTTCTCAGCCCAGACGACCATCATAGACCATCCCGGCGGCACAGCTCAACTGTTCAACCTGATGCTACAGTGTGCCGCGAACACACTCACAGGCGTCACAGCACAGACAGTCGCCACGGCAGCAGACACTAG
- the LOC135089865 gene encoding uncharacterized protein LOC135089865 yields MARSTQPLPRTRSITTTITTIITLFIVATLPALSQSQEVPQGCNLHPQEKLVSCRSVNTSLLQDFLHQVIPVTTITPQDTIITTTATPDNSTSTTNISTPHPHTTAESESEDEASEQRSNSSNTPSWESSEITELECVGCGVPKLTPPLFGPLATLERLTIVDSGLEEILPDALASHALTLVHLDLSYNLLQSVPGEVVKLTRLQILDLRHNGIHHVAEGTVLSSMRTLRYLYLDHNQLGQTLSSSQDQRSRKSVFDLWAAAEDTRPLPRLSHLGLSFNALKEVPSGAFTDLANLLHLDLSHNLLTSLRQSDLPSSLLNLDLGGNPWSCTCETAWILQQQSNPLPSITITSPTCFSPLHLHHHHLDSLSASEVCLPEDDLSSSQEDQVVHIGDDVQGPLRDAFRAVRLLNATALTTHALLISWRVDAAFYSLGTPPLQPLSWAVTVRNMTQDSSEAQVTHLRLERYRKEQPHWTPGDGLFAEVLGGLSADTAYVICLTVVQGHRLYTRQGHCLQSITLSTLSVPPPSVPSAATAPEALQSYSTQDYDIHTEAFTVWSEPHSASLSWNVTILPRESGARFLVPHESQLLRPLGWRVSYRQDGEEDKETNVVLVSRGGEPLQNFTNRYSIEGLQAGSKYVFCLHTLTDEELMEALAGSNSKRPQHDMSPLQPLPWEAHSHTLPTTAQVVDSRRGGGHQEFETNTGNLPPPLPSQPASPTHTTLPPPESKPPFSAPSMPSSHSFQPHPPSTSSSSTFPSTSPDLPPAPPNLPPAPPNLPPSPPSLPPSPPNLSSSPPNFPPGPPSLPPGPPSLPPGPPSFPPISNTRPPRPSQPPSSGGFVYTSSGKRIPLPSGPSGLVPPFGVPPPIPVRDPGPRRGVPSPPASSRPSRQRFIYEFEETSPAPPSPSPSSSPRTQIYTYQTRRRRAVEGRRVSSFKTTPLCRQVVTPAELDVVLPATIAATISCATTVVVVLLVCCCCWPRRCCRRKSAWRSRSTHDLRKVSTISAPSPVTVFSGHTSVMAGTGTARNNGSAATSREELPADSDRAARSISMTSSSGYLTPLSIPNGHDPQSQNPDPKVAYLSLMQSRLLQKHKDMPDFHPGYDIPPTASNKTLVGYDYPHPTPVDPTNGGGRKSRTLSTSPPPQLPSPSSSDSNFNVSIGNTPEPNRNPAEVNLNIPFQQLKSSGLTKSVHVPPRDSDNSNYIYTGEETPTSTPVRTYLKHPPPSKARHRKFGQAQQGGQEQGSMLQSLSRSTPDLATATAGTTQTGSESPPGQPVSLPHATTAVETSGYINFPAVQRDTDVSNQQKQPANGNSSSSKEREPFHTWAGHSTKARPGVGEVVLSGGTLIEVPEGYVVPNAPKPTPFIRLLVRGQDESKDNTLQATSLPPSVHEENGDEGAGVTRLAPKTDNNRLVINTAVAL; encoded by the exons ATGGCAAGAAGTACTCAGCCACTGCCTCGGACGcgctccatcaccaccaccatcactaccatcatcactctCTTCATCGTCGCCACTCTCCCCGCCCTTTCTCAAAGCCAAGAGGTTCCGCAAGGATGCAACCTCCACCCTCAGGAGAAACTGGTGTCGTGCAGGAGTGTGAATACTTCCCTCCTGCAGGATTTCTTACACCAAGTCATCCCCGTTACCACCATTACACCACAAGACACAATAATCACCACTACCGCAACACCAGAtaactccacctccaccacaaacATCAGCacgccacacccacacaccacggCAGAGAGCGAGAGTGAGGACGAGGCTAGCGAACAGagaagcaacagcagtaacacaCCAAG TTGGGAGTCTTCAGAGATAACGGAACTAGAATGCGTGGGATGCGGCGTTCCTAAGCTGACCCCACCACTCTTTGGCCCACTGGCGACCTTGGAGCGCCTTACCATTGTCGACTCAGGACTAGAGGAGATTCTACCTGATGCTCTGGCCTCCCACGCCCTCACCCTCGTCCACCTTGACCTCTCCTACAATCTCCTACAGTCCGTGCCAGGAGAAGTAGTTAAACTCACTCGTCTGCAAATTCTTGATCTGCGACATAATGGGATTCACCATGTAGCAGAGGGGACGGTGCTCTCATCAATGCGAACTCTTCGTTACCTCTACTTGGACCATAATCAGCTGGGTCAG acGCTCAGCAGCAGTCAGGATCAAAGGTCACGCAAGTCCGTGTTTGACCTCTGGGCCGCTGCCGAGGACACGCGccccttgcctcgcctctcacACCTGGGTCTCTCTTTTAACGCCCTCAAAG aGGTGCCCAGCGGAGCCTTCACTGACCTGGCTAACTTGCTCCACCTTGACCTGAGTCACAACTTGTTGACCTCCCTTCGTCAGTCtgacctcccttcctcccttctgaaTCTTGACCTCGGAG GTAACCCTTGGAGCTGCACCTGTGAGACAGCCTGGATCCTGCAGCAGCAAAgcaaccccctcccctccatcaccatcacttctcCCACCTGCTTCTCACCCcttcacctgcaccaccaccaccttgactCCCTCTCAG cTTCAGAAGTGTGCCTACCAGAGGATGACTTGAGCAGCAGCCAAGAGGACCAGGTGGTGCACATTGGTGATGATGTGCAGGGGCCACTAAGAGATGCATTTAGGGCTGTCCGTCTGCTGAATGCCACAGCCCTCACCACACATGCCCTCCTTATCTCCTGGAGGGTTGATGCTGCCTTCTACTCCCTCGGCACCCCTCCCCTACAGCCACTGTCCTGGGCTGTGACGGTACGGAACATGACGCAGGATTCCAGTGAGGCTCAAGTCACACACCTGAGGCTGGAGAGGTACAGGAAGGAGCAGCCCCACTGGACGCCTGGTGATGGTCTGTTTGCTGAGGTGCTGGGAGGTCTCAGTGCAGATACAGCTTATGTTATTTGTCTCACAGTGGTACAGGGCCACCGCCTGTATACTCGTCAAGGCCACTGCCTACAAAGCATCACTCTTTCCACCCTTTCTGTACCCCCACCTTCTGTCCCTTCTGCTGCCACTGCACCTGAGGCCTTGCAGTCCTATTCTACACAAGATTATGACATTCACACTGAGGCCTTCACAGTGTGGAGTGAGCCCCACTCAGCCTCCCTTTCATGGAATGTCACCATCCTTCCCAGGGAGAGTGGAGCAAGGTTTCTAGTGCCACATGAGAGCCAGCTGCTGCGCCCACTGGGATGGAGGGTGTCCTATCGACAGGAtggagaagaagataaagagactAATGTGGTGTTGGTGAGCCGTGGAGGAGAACCTCTACAAAATTTTACAAACAGGTACTCCATTGAGGGTCTCCAAGCTGGCTCTAAGTATGTCTTCTGTCTCCACACTCTGACGGATGAAGAGTTGATGGAAGCTCTGGCAGGGAGCAACAGCAAGAGGCCACAGCATGACATGTCTCCCCTGCAGCCCTTGCCATGGGaggcacactcacacaccctgCCTACCACTGCACAAGTTGTAGATTCTAGAAGAGGTGGTGGCCACCAGGAATTTGAGACTAACACTGGTAACctgcctccccctcttcccagTCAGCCTGCATCTCCTACCCACACaactctgcctcctcctgaaaGCAAGCCACCCTTCAGTGCTCCATCCATGCCAAGCAGCCACAGCTTTCAACCACAccctccctctacctcttcctcctccacttttccttccacctctcctgATCTTCCCCCTGCCCCTCCTAATTTACCTCCTGCCCCTCCaaaccttcctccctctcctccaagccttcctccctctcctcctaatctttcttcctctccccctaaCTTCCCTCCTGGTCCTCCTAGCCTCCCTCCTGGCCCTCCTAGCCTCCCTCCTGGCCCTCCTagcttccctcccatctccaaTACCCGCCCCCCTCGTCCCTCTCAGCCTCCATCCAGTGGAGGGTTTGTGTATACCAGCTCTGGCAAGAGGATCCCTCTACCCTCAGGCCCCTCAGGGCTGGTGCCACCCTTTGGTGTGCCACCACCCATTCCTGTGCGTGACCCTGGGCCACGCCGAGGAGTGCCGTCACCCCCTGCCTCCTCACGACCCTCACGCCAGAGGTTCATCTATGAATTTGAGGAAacctcaccagcaccaccatcaccatcaccctccTCCAGCCCACGGACACAGATCTACACCTACCAGACACGGCGCCGGCGGGCAGTGGAGGGACGCAGGGTATCATCTTTCAAGACAACACCACTGTGCCGCCAGGTGGTGACACCTGCTGAACTGGATGTAGTCCTCCCTGCCACCATTGCTGCCACCATCTCCTGTGCCaccacagtggtggtggtgctgctagtgtgctgctgctgctggccacgccgctgctgccgccggAAAAGTGCCTGGCGGTCCCGGTCTACTCATGACCTGCGGAAGGTGAGCACCATCTCCGCCCCATCCCCTGTGACAGTGTTTTCGGGCCACACCTCAGTGATGGCGGGGACGGGAACAGCTCGGAACAATGGCAGTGCAGCGACCTCCAGGGAGGAGCTGCCAGCAGATTCAGATCGGGCAGCACGCTCCATTTCCATGACCTCCTCCTCAGGCTACCTCACTCCCCTCAGCATTCCAAATGGACATGATCCGCAGAGCCAGAATCCAGACCCCAAGGTAGCCTACCTCTCCCTCATGCAGAGCCGCCTTCTACAGAAACACAAGGACATGCCAGACTTTCACCCCGGGTACGACATCCCGCCCACAGCCTCCAACAAGACACTCGTTGGCTATGATTACCCCCACCCAACTCCTGTTGATCCCACGAATGGCGGCGGCAGAAAATCAAGAACCCTGAGCACgtccccaccaccacagctgccGTCTCCCTCCAGCAGTGACTCAAACTTTAATGTCTCCATTGGGAACACCCCAGAGCCCAACAGGAATCCAGCAGAGGTGAACCTGAACATTCCCTTCCAGCAGCTCAAGAGCTCCGGGCTCACCAAGAGTGTCCATGTCCCTCCCAGAGACAGTGACAATTCTAACTACATCTACACTGGGGAAGAGACGCCCACCTCCACACCAGTCAGAACCTACCTCAAGCACCCGCCACCCTCCAAGGCTCGCCACCGCAAATTTGGCCAGGCACAGCAAGGCGGCCAGGAGCAAGGCAGTATGCTCCAGTCTCTGAGCCGCTCCACGCCTGACCTGGCCACAGCCACGGCTGGTACTACACAGACAGGGTCAGAGTCTCCTCCTGGTCAGCCAGTTTCACTCCCTCATGCAACCACTGCTGTAGAGACCTCAGGCTATATCAATTTTCCAGCAGTTCAGAGAGACACAGATGTAAGCAACCAGCAGAAGCAGCCAGCAaatggcaacagcagcagcagtaaggaGCGGGAACCATTCCACACCTGGGCAGGACACAGCACCAAGGCACGGCCTGGTGTGGGTGAAGTGGTGCTCTCCGGTGGAACACTCATTGAAGTTCCCGAAGGCTATGTAGTGCCCAATGCACCCAAGCCAACACCCTTCATCAGGCTGCTGGTCCGTGGCCAGGATGAATCCAAAGACAATACATTACAAGCGACATCGTTGCCTCCATCTGTACATGAAGAGAATGGAGATGAGGGAGCCGGTGTGACACGTCTTGCCCCCAAGACAGATAACAACAGACTGGTCATCAACACAGCAGTGGCCCTGTAA
- the LOC135089866 gene encoding uncharacterized protein LOC135089866 isoform X2, translated as MAEPVEDDVSLLGSQEAAEHNLDHTTEYPGPTKEYRSALRPPPLTPQPRQERKHMTAGRVLGGSVSPYSSTSPATSPRTPEPSPNYNIDASGSTYALQVALRNMKDRYHKLQRKVSLLEDDNQRLITGKSELFGEIGKLQNLQLNQEIHTKHQECCSLKEKFTTLSTENMNLNRQLARSTQDNRRLSKQVNVLNEENRKLKEKLSLIATQVKALPGGAGLAASASEFTTASRPKISSTSDDHDSFEDLTAKFHPSYRDNMLDGYEEVSSTELGDSASLWNSTHSEEEQMVQNATRRMKELLSCLQDQNHSLLLLSPIIHSLPHSSSSRRGSSEPSKDGTMLSQRDRDLSMLTLTPSTHSQVDDAALQKVQDDEGNCQSRLATYGSVLPSSFVSGAGSNGSTRLERLEGMRHESNGDNNVLVEVGTGTHERPQSPFDWRQVQMSDDEGREGEYFRPDTRTVSTSPDPTLEVEDERVCPMCNAVFPRVIPQESFESHVVSHFEVENGFEVIA; from the exons ATGGCTGAGCCTGTCGAGGATGATGTGAGCCTTTTGGGATCACAGGAAGCTGCAGAACACAATCTTGATCACACCACAGAATACCCAGGCCCCACCAAGGAATACCGGTCAGCTCTGCGgccacctcccctcacccctcagccCCGGCAGGAGAGGAAACACATGACTGCAGG ACGTGTGTTGGGAGGGAGTGTTTCCCCGTACTCCTCCACCAGCCCTGCCACGAGTCCCCGCACTCCAGAACCATCCCCTAACTACAACATTGATGCCTCAGGCTCCACTTATGCCCTACAG GTTGCTCTCAGAAACATGAAGGACCGATACCACAAGCTGCAGAGGAAAGTGTCCCTCTTAGAAGACGATAATCAGAGACTCATTACGGGCAAATCTGAACTTTTTGGAGAGATTGGAAAGCTGCAG AATTTACAGCTGAACCAAGAAATACACACCAAGCATCAAGAGTGCTGCAGCCTGAAGGAGAAGTTCACCACTCTGTCCACTGAGAACATGAACCTCAATAGACAGCTGGCCAGAAGCACACAGGACAACAGGCGCCTCTCCAAACAG GTGAATGTCTTGAATGAAGAGAACAGAAAGCTGAAGGAGAAGCTAAGTCTCATTGCCACACAAGTGAAGGCACTGCCAGGAGGTGCTGGTCTTGCTGCCTCCGCCTCAGAGTTCACAACAGCCTCCAGACCCAAGATTTCCTCCACTTCAG ATGATCATGATAGTTTTGAGGACCTGACAGCTAAGTTCCATCCATCATATAGAGACAACATGTTAGATGGATATGAGGAG GTGAGCAGCACTGAGCTTGGAGACTCGGCATCATTGTGGAACAGCACTCACtcggaggaggagcagatggTGCAGAATGCCACACGTCGCATGAAGGAGCTCCTGTCCTGCCTACAAGACCAGAACCACAGCCTGCTGCTCCTGTCCCCGATCATACACTCCCTGCCGCATTCCTCCAGCTCCCGTAGAG GGAGTTCTGAGCCAAGTAAAGACGGAACAATGCTGAGCCAGAGAGACCGTGATCTCTCGATGCTTACACTCACTCCCTCGACTCACAGCCAGGTGGATGACGCAGCCCTCCAGAAGGTGCAGGATGATGAGGGCAACTGTCAGAGCCGACTGGCCACCTACGGATCAGTTCTGCCCTCTAGCTTCGTGTCTGGCGCAGGCTCCAATGG GAGCACAAGGCTTGAGAGGCTTGAGGGCATGAGACATGAGAGCAACGGAGACAACAATGTGCTGGTGGAGGTGGGCACTGGGACTCATGAGAGGCCACAGAGTCCCTTTGACTGGCGACAGGTTCAG ATGAGTGATGATGAAGGACGTGAGGGTGAGTATTTCCGGCCAGACACTCGCACCGTCAGCACCTCACCCGACCCAACACTGGAGGTGGAGGACGAGCGTGTGTGCCCGATGTGCAATGCCGTATTCCCGAGGGTGATTCCCCAGGAGTCCTTCGAGTCCCATgttgtcagtcactttgaagtCGAGAATGGCTTTGAGGTCATTGCTTGA
- the LOC135089866 gene encoding uncharacterized protein LOC135089866 isoform X4, whose protein sequence is MKDRYHKLQRKVSLLEDDNQRLITGKSELFGEIGKLQENSIKLREKNLQLNQEIHTKHQECCSLKEKFTTLSTENMNLNRQLARSTQDNRRLSKQVNVLNEENRKLKEKLSLIATQVKALPGGAGLAASASEFTTASRPKISSTSDDHDSFEDLTAKFHPSYRDNMLDGYEEVSSTELGDSASLWNSTHSEEEQMVQNATRRMKELLSCLQDQNHSLLLLSPIIHSLPHSSSSRRGSSEPSKDGTMLSQRDRDLSMLTLTPSTHSQVDDAALQKVQDDEGNCQSRLATYGSVLPSSFVSGAGSNGSTRLERLEGMRHESNGDNNVLVEVGTGTHERPQSPFDWRQVQMSDDEGREGEYFRPDTRTVSTSPDPTLEVEDERVCPMCNAVFPRVIPQESFESHVVSHFEVENGFEVIA, encoded by the exons ATGAAGGACCGATACCACAAGCTGCAGAGGAAAGTGTCCCTCTTAGAAGACGATAATCAGAGACTCATTACGGGCAAATCTGAACTTTTTGGAGAGATTGGAAAGCTGCAG GAAAACAGTATAAAACTTAGAGAGAAGAATTTACAGCTGAACCAAGAAATACACACCAAGCATCAAGAGTGCTGCAGCCTGAAGGAGAAGTTCACCACTCTGTCCACTGAGAACATGAACCTCAATAGACAGCTGGCCAGAAGCACACAGGACAACAGGCGCCTCTCCAAACAG GTGAATGTCTTGAATGAAGAGAACAGAAAGCTGAAGGAGAAGCTAAGTCTCATTGCCACACAAGTGAAGGCACTGCCAGGAGGTGCTGGTCTTGCTGCCTCCGCCTCAGAGTTCACAACAGCCTCCAGACCCAAGATTTCCTCCACTTCAG ATGATCATGATAGTTTTGAGGACCTGACAGCTAAGTTCCATCCATCATATAGAGACAACATGTTAGATGGATATGAGGAG GTGAGCAGCACTGAGCTTGGAGACTCGGCATCATTGTGGAACAGCACTCACtcggaggaggagcagatggTGCAGAATGCCACACGTCGCATGAAGGAGCTCCTGTCCTGCCTACAAGACCAGAACCACAGCCTGCTGCTCCTGTCCCCGATCATACACTCCCTGCCGCATTCCTCCAGCTCCCGTAGAG GGAGTTCTGAGCCAAGTAAAGACGGAACAATGCTGAGCCAGAGAGACCGTGATCTCTCGATGCTTACACTCACTCCCTCGACTCACAGCCAGGTGGATGACGCAGCCCTCCAGAAGGTGCAGGATGATGAGGGCAACTGTCAGAGCCGACTGGCCACCTACGGATCAGTTCTGCCCTCTAGCTTCGTGTCTGGCGCAGGCTCCAATGG GAGCACAAGGCTTGAGAGGCTTGAGGGCATGAGACATGAGAGCAACGGAGACAACAATGTGCTGGTGGAGGTGGGCACTGGGACTCATGAGAGGCCACAGAGTCCCTTTGACTGGCGACAGGTTCAG ATGAGTGATGATGAAGGACGTGAGGGTGAGTATTTCCGGCCAGACACTCGCACCGTCAGCACCTCACCCGACCCAACACTGGAGGTGGAGGACGAGCGTGTGTGCCCGATGTGCAATGCCGTATTCCCGAGGGTGATTCCCCAGGAGTCCTTCGAGTCCCATgttgtcagtcactttgaagtCGAGAATGGCTTTGAGGTCATTGCTTGA
- the LOC135089866 gene encoding uncharacterized protein LOC135089866 isoform X1 → MAEPVEDDVSLLGSQEAAEHNLDHTTEYPGPTKEYRSALRPPPLTPQPRQERKHMTAGRVLGGSVSPYSSTSPATSPRTPEPSPNYNIDASGSTYALQVALRNMKDRYHKLQRKVSLLEDDNQRLITGKSELFGEIGKLQENSIKLREKNLQLNQEIHTKHQECCSLKEKFTTLSTENMNLNRQLARSTQDNRRLSKQVNVLNEENRKLKEKLSLIATQVKALPGGAGLAASASEFTTASRPKISSTSDDHDSFEDLTAKFHPSYRDNMLDGYEEVSSTELGDSASLWNSTHSEEEQMVQNATRRMKELLSCLQDQNHSLLLLSPIIHSLPHSSSSRRGSSEPSKDGTMLSQRDRDLSMLTLTPSTHSQVDDAALQKVQDDEGNCQSRLATYGSVLPSSFVSGAGSNGSTRLERLEGMRHESNGDNNVLVEVGTGTHERPQSPFDWRQVQMSDDEGREGEYFRPDTRTVSTSPDPTLEVEDERVCPMCNAVFPRVIPQESFESHVVSHFEVENGFEVIA, encoded by the exons ATGGCTGAGCCTGTCGAGGATGATGTGAGCCTTTTGGGATCACAGGAAGCTGCAGAACACAATCTTGATCACACCACAGAATACCCAGGCCCCACCAAGGAATACCGGTCAGCTCTGCGgccacctcccctcacccctcagccCCGGCAGGAGAGGAAACACATGACTGCAGG ACGTGTGTTGGGAGGGAGTGTTTCCCCGTACTCCTCCACCAGCCCTGCCACGAGTCCCCGCACTCCAGAACCATCCCCTAACTACAACATTGATGCCTCAGGCTCCACTTATGCCCTACAG GTTGCTCTCAGAAACATGAAGGACCGATACCACAAGCTGCAGAGGAAAGTGTCCCTCTTAGAAGACGATAATCAGAGACTCATTACGGGCAAATCTGAACTTTTTGGAGAGATTGGAAAGCTGCAG GAAAACAGTATAAAACTTAGAGAGAAGAATTTACAGCTGAACCAAGAAATACACACCAAGCATCAAGAGTGCTGCAGCCTGAAGGAGAAGTTCACCACTCTGTCCACTGAGAACATGAACCTCAATAGACAGCTGGCCAGAAGCACACAGGACAACAGGCGCCTCTCCAAACAG GTGAATGTCTTGAATGAAGAGAACAGAAAGCTGAAGGAGAAGCTAAGTCTCATTGCCACACAAGTGAAGGCACTGCCAGGAGGTGCTGGTCTTGCTGCCTCCGCCTCAGAGTTCACAACAGCCTCCAGACCCAAGATTTCCTCCACTTCAG ATGATCATGATAGTTTTGAGGACCTGACAGCTAAGTTCCATCCATCATATAGAGACAACATGTTAGATGGATATGAGGAG GTGAGCAGCACTGAGCTTGGAGACTCGGCATCATTGTGGAACAGCACTCACtcggaggaggagcagatggTGCAGAATGCCACACGTCGCATGAAGGAGCTCCTGTCCTGCCTACAAGACCAGAACCACAGCCTGCTGCTCCTGTCCCCGATCATACACTCCCTGCCGCATTCCTCCAGCTCCCGTAGAG GGAGTTCTGAGCCAAGTAAAGACGGAACAATGCTGAGCCAGAGAGACCGTGATCTCTCGATGCTTACACTCACTCCCTCGACTCACAGCCAGGTGGATGACGCAGCCCTCCAGAAGGTGCAGGATGATGAGGGCAACTGTCAGAGCCGACTGGCCACCTACGGATCAGTTCTGCCCTCTAGCTTCGTGTCTGGCGCAGGCTCCAATGG GAGCACAAGGCTTGAGAGGCTTGAGGGCATGAGACATGAGAGCAACGGAGACAACAATGTGCTGGTGGAGGTGGGCACTGGGACTCATGAGAGGCCACAGAGTCCCTTTGACTGGCGACAGGTTCAG ATGAGTGATGATGAAGGACGTGAGGGTGAGTATTTCCGGCCAGACACTCGCACCGTCAGCACCTCACCCGACCCAACACTGGAGGTGGAGGACGAGCGTGTGTGCCCGATGTGCAATGCCGTATTCCCGAGGGTGATTCCCCAGGAGTCCTTCGAGTCCCATgttgtcagtcactttgaagtCGAGAATGGCTTTGAGGTCATTGCTTGA